From Novosphingobium decolorationis, one genomic window encodes:
- a CDS encoding ligase-associated DNA damage response exonuclease, whose product MSENPDLKGTSARAFHCARVARAFSWIRPEPWGIHVVPADCWIDPARAVDRALITHGHADHARGGHGQTFATPETLAIMKLRYATSDGAVPVAYHETITLPGGVQATWIPAGHVLGSAQILLEHAGERILVTGDFKRRADPTCPPFEVTPCDVFITEATFGLPVFRHPPTQHEIAKLTDALAAEPERCVLVGAYALGKAQRVIAELRAAGHTQTIWLHGALEKMCRLYEDFGVDLGALSLVSDAPSKEAMAGHVVLAPPSALNDRWSRRLPDPLTAMASGWMRVRQRARQRGVELPLIISDHADWDELTRTVTQVAPRETWITHGREEAMLRWCELHQKKARALALVGYEDEGGDD is encoded by the coding sequence ATGTCCGAGAATCCCGACCTGAAGGGAACAAGCGCGCGCGCCTTCCATTGTGCTCGGGTGGCGCGCGCGTTTTCCTGGATACGCCCCGAACCCTGGGGGATTCACGTCGTTCCAGCCGATTGCTGGATCGACCCGGCGCGCGCGGTCGACCGGGCCCTTATCACGCATGGCCACGCCGACCACGCCCGCGGCGGCCATGGACAGACGTTTGCCACGCCCGAGACTCTCGCGATCATGAAGTTGCGCTACGCAACTTCGGACGGCGCGGTGCCGGTCGCCTACCACGAGACGATCACGCTTCCCGGCGGGGTACAGGCGACCTGGATTCCCGCCGGGCACGTCCTGGGCTCGGCGCAGATCCTGCTCGAACACGCAGGCGAGCGCATTCTCGTCACCGGCGATTTCAAACGCCGCGCCGATCCGACCTGTCCGCCCTTTGAAGTCACGCCCTGCGACGTCTTCATCACCGAGGCGACCTTTGGCCTGCCGGTCTTCCGCCATCCCCCCACGCAGCACGAGATCGCCAAGCTGACCGATGCCCTGGCCGCAGAGCCCGAGCGCTGCGTGCTGGTCGGTGCCTACGCCCTGGGAAAGGCGCAGCGGGTCATCGCCGAACTGCGCGCAGCAGGCCATACCCAGACCATCTGGCTTCACGGCGCGCTGGAGAAGATGTGCCGCCTCTATGAAGATTTCGGCGTCGATCTGGGGGCCTTGTCCCTCGTCAGCGACGCGCCCTCGAAGGAGGCCATGGCAGGCCATGTCGTGCTGGCCCCGCCGTCCGCTCTCAACGACCGCTGGAGCCGCCGCCTGCCCGATCCGCTGACCGCGATGGCCTCGGGCTGGATGCGCGTGCGCCAGCGCGCCCGCCAGCGCGGGGTGGAGCTCCCCCTCATCATCTCCGACCACGCCGACTGGGACGAGCTTACCCGCACCGTCACGCAAGTTGCTCCACGTGAAACATGGATCACCCACGGCCGTGAGGAAGCCATGCTGCGCTGGTGCGAGCTGCACCAGAAGAAGGCCCGCGCCCTGGCCCTTGTGGGCTACGAGGACGAAGGGGGCGACGACTGA
- a CDS encoding cisplatin damage response ATP-dependent DNA ligase: MEAFAALLDTLVYTRSRNAKIAALARYLRDTPDPDRGYALAALSDGLDFAAVKGSTIRALMRERVDPELWTLSRDYVGDSAETASLLWPEPEEAPGPPPTVAEAVDALAAMTRSTVASELPALLDRLDAEGRYALLKLATGAMRIGISARLAKTAFAQAFDVAIEDVEEHWHGQSPPYTALFDWAAHGSAPPDTENLLLFRPFMLAHAFEADDLDLDAYVAEWKWDGIRVQAVHAPGESGTGESRLYSRSGDDISASFPEIPAALDVACVLDGELLVRGEAQGGKEGGAASFNALQQRLGRKTVSKKMLREAPAFVRLYDVLQIEGEDLRPLPWSRRREALESLLHRLDPERFDLSRLIDVPGFAELAALRENARDAAIEGVMLKRRDSPYVAGRKTGLWYKWKRDPLLIDCVLMYAQRGSGKRSSFYSDFTFGCWDGDPDGEGQLLPVGKAYFGFTDAELKDLDRHVRQHTVNRFGPVRETDKSLVLEVAFDSVHASARHKSGLAMRFPRIHRIRSDKPAHEADRIESLRALIRD; encoded by the coding sequence ATGGAAGCCTTCGCCGCGCTCCTCGACACGCTGGTCTATACCCGCAGCCGCAACGCCAAGATCGCCGCCCTCGCGCGCTACCTGCGCGACACGCCCGATCCCGACCGGGGCTATGCGCTGGCCGCCTTGTCCGATGGACTCGACTTTGCGGCCGTGAAAGGCAGCACGATCCGCGCGCTGATGCGCGAACGGGTCGATCCCGAACTCTGGACTCTCAGCCGCGATTACGTGGGCGACAGCGCCGAAACCGCCAGTCTGCTCTGGCCCGAACCGGAGGAAGCTCCCGGACCGCCTCCAACGGTTGCCGAGGCCGTCGACGCGCTGGCCGCGATGACACGCTCCACGGTCGCAAGCGAACTTCCTGCCCTTCTCGACCGGCTTGACGCCGAGGGACGCTACGCGCTCCTCAAGCTGGCCACCGGCGCCATGCGCATCGGCATCTCCGCGCGCCTCGCCAAGACGGCTTTCGCGCAAGCCTTCGATGTGGCGATCGAAGACGTGGAGGAGCACTGGCACGGGCAATCGCCCCCCTATACCGCCCTGTTCGACTGGGCCGCCCACGGCTCAGCCCCGCCCGACACCGAGAACCTGCTCCTTTTCCGCCCCTTCATGCTTGCGCATGCCTTCGAGGCCGACGACCTCGACCTCGACGCCTACGTGGCCGAATGGAAATGGGACGGTATCCGCGTGCAGGCAGTCCATGCCCCCGGCGAGAGCGGCACGGGCGAGAGCCGTCTCTACTCCCGCTCGGGCGACGATATTTCGGCCAGCTTCCCGGAAATCCCGGCCGCGCTCGACGTGGCCTGTGTCCTGGATGGCGAACTGCTCGTGCGCGGCGAGGCGCAAGGCGGCAAGGAGGGCGGCGCAGCCAGCTTCAACGCGCTGCAGCAGCGCCTCGGGCGCAAGACCGTCTCGAAGAAGATGCTGCGCGAGGCCCCCGCCTTCGTGCGGCTCTACGACGTTCTGCAGATCGAAGGCGAGGATCTCCGCCCTCTGCCCTGGTCCCGGCGCCGCGAAGCCCTCGAATCGCTGCTGCACCGGCTCGACCCGGAACGCTTCGACCTCTCACGGCTGATCGACGTGCCCGGCTTTGCCGAACTGGCCGCCTTGCGCGAGAACGCCCGCGACGCGGCCATCGAAGGCGTGATGCTCAAACGGCGCGACAGCCCCTACGTCGCGGGCCGCAAGACCGGCCTGTGGTACAAGTGGAAGCGCGATCCCCTGCTGATCGACTGCGTGCTGATGTACGCCCAGCGCGGATCGGGCAAACGCTCCTCGTTCTATTCCGATTTCACTTTCGGCTGCTGGGACGGCGATCCCGACGGCGAGGGCCAGCTGCTGCCTGTCGGCAAGGCCTACTTCGGCTTCACCGATGCCGAGCTGAAGGACCTCGACCGCCACGTGCGCCAGCACACGGTCAACCGCTTCGGCCCGGTGCGCGAGACCGACAAGTCGCTGGTTCTCGAGGTCGCCTTCGATTCGGTTCACGCCAGCGCGCGCCACAAGTCGGGCCTTGCCATGCGCTTTCCGCGCATCCACCGCATCCGTTCGGACAAGCCCGCGCACGAGGCGGACCGGATCGAATCTCTCAGAGCCTTGATACGGGACTGA
- a CDS encoding globin, whose translation MPVFEAIAQRFYDLMDEDPAYAELRAMHAADLSPMRESLPQFLAGWAGGPRDWFEAHPDRCMMSIHKPFRITASAADQWAGAMQRAIADVAPEPKRVADAMGEILADLCAAMAARPPQNPVTS comes from the coding sequence ATGCCGGTGTTCGAGGCCATCGCCCAGCGCTTCTACGACCTCATGGACGAAGACCCGGCCTACGCCGAACTGCGCGCGATGCATGCCGCCGACCTCTCCCCCATGCGCGAATCCCTGCCGCAGTTTCTCGCCGGATGGGCGGGCGGCCCACGCGACTGGTTCGAGGCGCACCCGGACCGCTGCATGATGAGCATTCACAAGCCGTTTCGCATCACCGCTTCGGCCGCCGACCAGTGGGCCGGCGCCATGCAGCGCGCGATTGCGGACGTTGCCCCCGAACCCAAGCGCGTCGCCGATGCCATGGGGGAGATTCTCGCAGACCTGTGCGCGGCCATGGCCGCGCGCCCGCCGCAGAACCCCGTCACCTCCTGA
- a CDS encoding DUF167 domain-containing protein produces MARPKLDLPEADDVEALLDAEGRLAVRVTPGAKGEGLTIESGRLLAKVRAKPEGGKANEAVRALVASALRVAPSRLELLRGATSREKQFRLTR; encoded by the coding sequence ATGGCGCGGCCCAAGCTTGATCTGCCCGAGGCGGACGATGTCGAAGCCCTGCTAGATGCCGAGGGGCGCCTTGCTGTACGCGTGACTCCCGGCGCCAAGGGGGAGGGGCTGACCATCGAATCCGGGCGGCTTCTTGCCAAGGTCCGCGCCAAGCCCGAAGGCGGCAAGGCGAACGAGGCGGTGCGCGCGCTCGTCGCCAGCGCGCTGCGGGTAGCGCCCTCGCGGCTGGAACTGTTGCGCGGCGCAACTTCGCGTGAGAAGCAGTTTCGCCTTACCCGCTAG
- a CDS encoding gamma carbonic anhydrase family protein yields MTEISRPDITIAAIHGKVPRIHESAFIAPGCRIIGDVEIGPEASIWYNCVIRGDVNRIVIGARTNVQDGTVIHCDSPKPQRPEGHATIIGADCLIGHMAMLHGCRLEDRAFVGLGAVVMDGSVIESDGMLAGGAMLTGKRIGAGQLWMGRPAKFARDLDEATKAANQAGVRGYVQNAKDHAAALRGA; encoded by the coding sequence ATGACCGAGATTTCCCGCCCCGACATCACAATCGCCGCGATCCACGGCAAGGTGCCCCGGATTCACGAGAGCGCCTTCATCGCACCGGGTTGTCGCATCATCGGCGATGTCGAGATCGGCCCCGAGGCCTCGATCTGGTACAACTGCGTGATCCGCGGCGATGTGAACCGGATCGTCATCGGCGCGCGCACCAATGTCCAGGACGGAACCGTCATCCACTGCGACAGTCCCAAGCCGCAACGCCCCGAGGGCCACGCGACGATCATCGGCGCCGACTGCCTGATCGGCCACATGGCCATGCTCCACGGCTGCAGGCTGGAGGACCGCGCCTTCGTGGGCCTGGGCGCGGTGGTCATGGACGGCAGCGTGATCGAGAGTGACGGCATGCTGGCGGGCGGCGCGATGCTGACCGGCAAGCGCATCGGGGCCGGGCAGCTGTGGATGGGCCGTCCGGCCAAGTTCGCCCGCGATCTCGATGAGGCGACCAAGGCCGCCAACCAGGCCGGGGTGCGCGGCTACGTGCAGAACGCGAAGGATCACGCGGCCGCGCTGCGCGGCGCCTGA
- a CDS encoding fused MFS/spermidine synthase — protein sequence MSSTPRRSHSDRILFLVTILVGSFLLFLVQPMVARMALPLLGGAPNVWNSAMLVYQALLLGGYAYAHWLGRFELRTQGWIHGGLLVLAGLTLPIGLVDLPPAPEGREVLWVPLLLGLSVGPVFFAVSAQAPLIQRWFAADPEAGQPWALYAASNLGSFGGLLAYPLLAEPLFSLQTQSLGWALGYGLLVLCVLACVYVRRARSGRERGFGEDTAQASAPSARRIAVWLALAAVPSGLMLSTTTHLTTDIFAAPLLWVIPLGLYLLSFTVAFADWRAPARLISRLAPVVVVLGGGYAMASNGIGGLGAVALSCLLLFCVAVALHTRLYDLRPGPERLTQFYLVQSAGGALGGLFTALVAPMIFDWSWEHPLLVLAAALLMPLRPLLGWRERDDIEPGMAVLAQNILLALAIFLAWQLKDLVVDPAAGIWSVLLTVFLVGIGVLLMASRAAFTALVLIAMIGQGGAWTVLSSWRGERTRSYFGIYTLRDYPESRTRTLAHGTTLHGKQSLDPAQAHEALTYYGPGSGVGLGLRALPRLYGAGASVGVVGLGTGSLACLARPGQDWTFYEIDPVIRRYSTDGTFTFLRDCTPEAQVVIGDARLKLEDVAPGRFDALVIDAFSSDSIPLHLLTREALAVYIRALSEDGVLLVHISNRYIDLDPVIAALAKDAGLAAKSRLDLPQDRERYTPSRWIALSRSEQILEDLAAQRPDMAWTALPEAQGVPWTDDHASILPYIRWSQLTGTP from the coding sequence ATGAGTTCCACGCCGCGCCGCTCCCATAGCGACCGAATCCTCTTCCTCGTCACGATCCTTGTCGGCAGTTTCCTGCTGTTCCTGGTCCAGCCGATGGTGGCGCGCATGGCGCTGCCCTTGCTGGGGGGCGCACCCAATGTCTGGAACAGCGCGATGCTGGTCTATCAGGCGCTGCTCCTGGGCGGCTACGCCTATGCGCATTGGCTGGGGCGTTTTGAACTGCGCACGCAAGGGTGGATTCACGGCGGCCTGCTGGTGCTGGCCGGACTGACTCTGCCTATCGGCCTTGTCGATCTACCTCCGGCGCCCGAAGGCCGCGAAGTGCTCTGGGTGCCGCTGCTGTTGGGCCTCAGTGTCGGGCCGGTGTTCTTTGCCGTTTCCGCGCAGGCCCCCCTGATCCAGCGCTGGTTTGCCGCCGATCCCGAGGCCGGGCAGCCCTGGGCCCTTTACGCTGCCTCGAATCTGGGAAGCTTCGGTGGCCTTCTCGCCTATCCTCTGCTGGCCGAGCCGCTGTTTTCGCTCCAAACGCAGAGCCTGGGGTGGGCGCTGGGCTATGGCCTGCTCGTCCTGTGCGTGCTGGCCTGTGTCTATGTACGGCGCGCGCGCTCGGGGCGTGAACGGGGCTTTGGCGAGGACACGGCGCAGGCATCCGCCCCCTCGGCGCGGCGCATTGCCGTGTGGCTGGCGCTGGCCGCGGTGCCCTCCGGGCTCATGCTCTCGACAACGACGCATCTGACCACCGACATCTTCGCCGCGCCGCTGCTCTGGGTGATCCCGCTCGGCCTCTACCTGCTGAGCTTTACCGTCGCCTTTGCGGACTGGCGCGCACCTGCCCGCCTGATTTCACGGCTCGCGCCGGTCGTCGTGGTGCTGGGTGGTGGCTATGCAATGGCCTCGAACGGGATCGGTGGTCTGGGCGCGGTGGCGCTTTCATGCCTGCTCCTGTTCTGCGTCGCGGTTGCGCTTCACACGCGCCTTTATGACTTGCGCCCGGGGCCGGAGCGGCTGACCCAGTTCTATCTGGTCCAATCGGCGGGCGGCGCACTTGGCGGCCTGTTCACGGCATTGGTCGCCCCCATGATCTTCGACTGGAGCTGGGAGCATCCCCTGTTGGTGCTTGCCGCGGCACTGCTCATGCCGCTGCGCCCGCTGCTCGGCTGGCGCGAGCGGGACGATATCGAGCCGGGCATGGCAGTTCTGGCGCAGAATATCCTGTTGGCGCTGGCCATATTCCTGGCCTGGCAGCTCAAGGACCTGGTGGTCGATCCGGCCGCGGGCATCTGGAGCGTGCTCCTGACCGTGTTCCTTGTCGGTATCGGTGTTCTGCTGATGGCCTCGCGCGCGGCCTTCACTGCCCTCGTGCTGATCGCGATGATCGGGCAGGGCGGAGCCTGGACGGTGCTCTCATCCTGGCGCGGTGAGCGTACGCGCAGCTATTTCGGCATCTACACCCTGCGCGACTACCCCGAGAGCCGGACACGCACCCTGGCGCATGGGACAACGCTTCACGGCAAGCAGTCGCTCGACCCGGCCCAGGCCCACGAAGCGCTCACCTACTATGGTCCCGGTTCGGGTGTCGGCCTTGGGCTGAGGGCCTTGCCCCGGCTCTACGGAGCGGGGGCCAGCGTGGGCGTAGTGGGCTTGGGCACTGGCTCGCTCGCGTGCCTTGCCCGTCCGGGCCAGGACTGGACCTTCTACGAGATCGACCCGGTGATCCGGCGCTATTCGACCGATGGCACCTTCACGTTTCTGAGGGACTGCACGCCGGAGGCGCAAGTGGTGATCGGCGATGCTCGACTGAAACTGGAGGACGTTGCCCCCGGGCGCTTCGATGCGCTGGTGATCGACGCATTCTCCTCGGATTCGATCCCGCTCCATCTCCTCACCCGCGAGGCGCTGGCGGTCTATATCCGCGCGCTTTCGGAGGATGGCGTGCTGCTGGTCCATATCTCCAACCGCTACATCGATCTCGACCCGGTGATTGCCGCGCTGGCAAAGGATGCTGGGCTGGCAGCGAAGTCGCGGTTGGACCTCCCGCAGGACCGCGAACGCTACACTCCCTCGCGCTGGATCGCGCTCTCGCGCAGCGAACAGATCCTCGAGGACCTTGCCGCGCAGCGCCCTGACATGGCCTGGACTGCGCTGCCCGAGGCGCAAGGGGTCCCATGGACGGATGACCATGCCTCGATCCTGCCCTATATCCGTTGGTCCCAGCTGACAGGAACGCCATGA
- a CDS encoding GNAT family N-acetyltransferase, with protein MGDALPIRTERLVLRAWDAARDLAAFHAICSDSLVMATLGTPLTREETAAAIARMEAMQAEHGHCFWAVERGEDARLIGWCGLIRGRTGPVAGKAELGWRLASDCWGQGYASEAARASRDWAFANLGDDALYAITSLGNVRSRAVMERLGMTYQPDLDFAHPDVPHYSPLCPHVTYRLARGDHSARPGVAPA; from the coding sequence ATGGGGGACGCGCTGCCGATCCGGACCGAGCGGCTGGTCCTGCGGGCCTGGGACGCCGCGCGTGATCTGGCGGCATTTCATGCGATCTGCAGCGATTCCCTCGTGATGGCCACGCTCGGCACGCCTCTGACACGGGAAGAGACGGCCGCGGCCATCGCCCGGATGGAGGCAATGCAGGCCGAACATGGCCACTGCTTCTGGGCGGTGGAACGCGGCGAGGATGCACGTCTGATCGGCTGGTGCGGGCTTATTCGCGGTCGCACCGGGCCGGTGGCCGGCAAGGCGGAACTGGGCTGGCGGCTCGCGTCCGATTGCTGGGGGCAGGGCTATGCCAGCGAAGCCGCGCGCGCGAGCCGGGACTGGGCCTTCGCCAACCTCGGCGATGATGCGCTCTACGCGATCACGAGCCTTGGCAACGTGCGCAGCCGCGCGGTGATGGAGCGCCTGGGCATGACCTATCAGCCTGACCTGGATTTCGCGCATCCTGACGTGCCGCACTACAGCCCGCTCTGCCCGCATGTGACCTATCGCCTGGCGCGGGGGGACCATTCGGCACGGCCGGGCGTTGCCCCGGCATGA
- the hemB gene encoding porphobilinogen synthase: MTYPHTRLRRARATAWSRALHRETILTPADLIWPVFVTDGEGVEEPIASLPGVSRWSVDLLVERAKEAVELGIPCLALFPNTQPERRSAKGEEALNPDNLMCRAIRAIREACGDSIGLLTDVALDPYTDHGQDGLIDAEGYVLNDDTVEALVGQALNQARAGADIIAPSDMMDGRIEAIRAALEAEGHINVQIMSYAAKYASAFYGPFRDAVGSRGLLKGDKKTYQMDPANTEEALREVELDLAEGADSVMVKPGLPYLDIVRRVKEAFEVPVFAYQVSGEYAMIEAAVAAGAGDRDALVLETLLAFKRAGCSGILTYHAVHAARLLNG; encoded by the coding sequence ATGACCTATCCGCACACCCGTCTGCGCCGCGCGCGGGCCACGGCCTGGAGCCGGGCGCTCCATCGCGAGACCATTCTCACGCCTGCCGATCTCATCTGGCCGGTCTTCGTCACCGACGGCGAGGGTGTGGAAGAGCCGATTGCCTCGCTTCCCGGCGTGTCGCGCTGGTCGGTCGATCTTCTGGTCGAGCGGGCGAAGGAAGCGGTCGAACTGGGCATTCCGTGCTTGGCCCTCTTCCCCAACACCCAGCCTGAGCGCCGCAGCGCCAAGGGCGAGGAAGCGCTCAACCCCGACAATCTCATGTGCCGTGCGATCCGCGCGATCCGCGAGGCCTGCGGGGATTCGATCGGCCTTCTCACCGACGTCGCGCTCGATCCCTATACCGACCACGGTCAGGACGGCCTGATTGACGCCGAGGGCTATGTCCTCAACGACGATACGGTCGAGGCGCTGGTCGGCCAGGCGCTCAACCAGGCGCGCGCAGGGGCCGATATCATCGCCCCCTCGGACATGATGGACGGGCGCATCGAGGCGATCCGCGCCGCCCTCGAGGCCGAGGGGCACATCAACGTCCAGATCATGTCCTACGCGGCCAAGTACGCCTCGGCGTTCTATGGCCCGTTCCGCGATGCGGTGGGCTCGCGCGGGCTTCTGAAGGGCGACAAGAAGACCTACCAGATGGACCCGGCCAACACCGAGGAAGCGCTGCGCGAGGTCGAACTGGACTTGGCCGAGGGCGCAGACAGCGTGATGGTGAAGCCGGGCCTGCCCTACCTCGACATCGTGCGCCGGGTGAAGGAGGCTTTCGAGGTTCCGGTCTTCGCCTACCAGGTCTCGGGTGAGTACGCGATGATCGAGGCGGCGGTCGCGGCCGGCGCGGGGGACCGCGATGCGCTGGTGCTCGAGACGCTGCTCGCCTTCAAGCGTGCGGGCTGCTCGGGAATCCTGACTTATCATGCGGTGCACGCCGCGCGCCTGCTCAACGGCTGA
- a CDS encoding M23 family metallopeptidase, with protein sequence MRVFKGHGRGSQDGAQDTRTPASLSHDQMIGADRAGTRSARAGLRAGVEAWCQRVDLAPDLASDIGSRRWFRGLATLVGLGAVAFAFWPDFSAVEAATFTPLEERVRDEFRSQTIAPLALGADSGRHMGASPLVRPLASVPERPRIDLVSTLGRGDSLSRMLGRAGVGALDVAEVENLIEGTLSPSEIESGTQFDITLGQRPGPRSPRVLESLNFRARFDLDLSVERGEGDTQGPLRLVRHPIHVDATPLRIRGKVGSSLYRSARAAGAPVAAIQAYLRAIDKYISLDSDIGSQDEFDMILAYKRSAKGDRKLGELLYAGIAHEGKKRLQLLRWGEDGQMLAADTAGKAREVPIGAPVAGRVTSNYGMRRHPILGYKRMHAGIDYGARHGTPIHAVAAGRVSFSGRHGGHGNYVRLEHSGGLATGYGHMSRIAVKRGERVKAGEVIGYVGSTGLSTGPHLHLEAYRGGRTINPAGLKILASPQLDKRERAAFETRLQNLLTLEPGAALADIAPPADAEAETTREIDRLAPQQVG encoded by the coding sequence GTGCGGGTGTTCAAGGGCCATGGCAGGGGATCGCAGGACGGGGCGCAGGATACGCGCACGCCTGCCAGTCTGTCACATGACCAGATGATCGGTGCGGACAGGGCGGGCACCAGGAGCGCGCGCGCCGGTCTGCGCGCAGGCGTCGAGGCCTGGTGCCAACGGGTCGATCTTGCCCCGGATCTTGCCAGCGACATCGGCAGCCGCCGCTGGTTCCGTGGGCTTGCGACACTGGTGGGGCTCGGCGCGGTCGCCTTTGCCTTCTGGCCCGATTTCTCCGCCGTGGAAGCCGCGACGTTCACCCCGCTCGAAGAGCGCGTGCGCGACGAATTTCGCAGCCAGACCATTGCCCCGCTTGCGCTGGGCGCGGACAGCGGACGGCACATGGGCGCCAGTCCGCTGGTGCGCCCGCTCGCCAGCGTGCCCGAGCGTCCGCGCATCGATCTCGTTTCCACGCTGGGGCGCGGTGACAGTCTCTCGCGCATGCTTGGCCGGGCCGGTGTCGGTGCGCTCGACGTGGCCGAAGTCGAGAATCTGATCGAAGGCACGCTGTCGCCCTCCGAAATCGAGTCGGGAACCCAGTTCGACATCACGCTGGGCCAGCGGCCGGGGCCGCGCTCTCCGCGCGTTCTGGAATCGCTCAATTTCCGGGCGCGCTTCGATCTCGATCTCTCGGTCGAGCGCGGGGAGGGGGATACACAAGGGCCGCTGCGGCTGGTGCGCCATCCCATCCATGTGGATGCGACGCCCTTGCGCATTCGCGGCAAGGTCGGCTCCAGCCTCTACCGCTCGGCGCGTGCCGCCGGAGCCCCTGTGGCCGCGATCCAGGCCTACCTGCGCGCCATCGACAAGTATATCAGCCTCGACAGCGACATCGGCTCACAGGACGAGTTCGACATGATCCTCGCCTACAAGCGCTCGGCCAAGGGCGACCGCAAGCTGGGTGAGCTGCTCTATGCGGGAATCGCGCATGAGGGAAAGAAGCGCCTTCAACTGCTGCGCTGGGGCGAGGACGGCCAGATGCTGGCCGCCGATACGGCGGGCAAGGCGCGCGAAGTGCCCATCGGCGCGCCGGTCGCCGGGCGGGTCACCTCCAACTACGGCATGCGCCGCCACCCGATCCTGGGCTACAAGCGCATGCACGCCGGGATCGACTACGGCGCGCGGCATGGCACGCCGATTCACGCGGTGGCTGCGGGCCGGGTCAGCTTTTCCGGGCGCCACGGTGGGCACGGCAACTACGTGCGGCTGGAGCATTCGGGCGGTCTTGCCACGGGCTATGGCCACATGAGCCGCATCGCGGTGAAGCGCGGGGAGCGCGTGAAGGCGGGCGAGGTGATCGGCTATGTCGGCTCGACGGGTCTTTCGACGGGGCCTCACCTCCACCTCGAAGCCTACCGCGGCGGGCGTACGATCAACCCGGCGGGGCTCAAGATTCTCGCCAGCCCGCAGCTCGACAAGCGCGAACGCGCGGCCTTCGAGACGCGCCTGCAGAACCTGCTCACGCTCGAACCGGGCGCGGCGCTCGCGGACATCGCCCCGCCCGCTGATGCCGAGGCGGAGACCACGCGTGAGATCGACCGGCTCGCGCCGCAGCAGGTTGGATGA